Proteins encoded together in one Mastomys coucha isolate ucsf_1 unplaced genomic scaffold, UCSF_Mcou_1 pScaffold16, whole genome shotgun sequence window:
- the Lingo4 gene encoding leucine-rich repeat and immunoglobulin-like domain-containing nogo receptor-interacting protein 4 encodes MGQAPALERCSAQLDATPLLLRPQGMDAATAPKQTWLPWSPLFLLLLLPGGSTSSCPTVCDCTSQPRAVLCAHRRLDTIPGGLPLDTELLDLSGNRLWGLQRGMLSRLGQLQELDLSYNQISTLEPGAFHGLQSLLTLRLQGNRLRIVGPGIFSGLSALMLLDLRLNQIVLFLDGAFSELGSLQQLEVGDNHLVFVAPGAFAGLAKLSTITLERCNLSTVPGLALAQLPALVALRLRELDIERLPAGVLRGLGQLKELEIHHWPSLEALDPGSLVGLNLSSLAITRCNLSSVPFQALHHLSFLRILDLSQNPISAIPARRLSPLVRLQELRLAGACLTSIAAHAFHGLTAFHLLDVADNALQTLEETAFPSPDKLVTLRLSGNPLTCDCRLLWLLRLRGRLDFGTSPPACAGPQHVQGKSLREFSDILPPGHFTCKPALIRKSGPRWVIAEEGGHAVFSCSGDGDPVPTVSWMRPQGAWLGRVGRVRVLEDGTLEIRSVQLRDRGAYVCVVSNVAGNDSLRTWLEVIQVEPPNGTLSDPNITMPGIPGPFFLDSRGVAMVLAVGFLPFLTSVTLCFGLIALWSKGKGRVKHHMTFDFVAPRPSGDKNSGGNRVTAKLF; translated from the exons ATGGGACAGGCCCCAGCCCTGGAGAGATGCAGCGCCCAACTTGATGCCACCCCCCTGCTTCTCCG GCCTCAGGGGATGGACGCAGCCACTGCTCCAAAGCAAACCTGGCTCCCATGGTCCccactcttcctcctgctcctcctgccagGTGGGAGCACCAGTAGCTGCCCCACTGTGTGTGACTGCACCTCCCAGCCCCGGGCAGTACTCTGTGCCCATAGGCGACTGGACACTATCCCGGGAGGGCTTCCACTGGACACAGAACTCCTGGATTTGAGTGGGAACCGCCTTTGGGGCCTTCAGCGTGGCATGCTCTCCAGACTGGGCCAGCTCCAAGAACTGGACCTCAGCTACAACCAGATCTCCACCCTTGAGCCCGGGGCTTTCCATGGCCTACAGAGTCTACTCACCCTGAGGCTGCAGGGCAACCGACTGAGAATTGTAGGTCCTGGGATATTCTCAGGCCTGTCTGCCCTCATGCTGCTGGACCTCCGCCTCAATCAGATTGTCCTCTTTCTAGATGGAGCCTTTAGTGAGCTAGGCAGCCTCCAGCAGCTGGAGGTGGGAGACAATCACCTGGTGTTTGTGGCTCCAGGGGCTTTTGCAGGGTTGGCCAAGCTAAGTACCATCACTCTGGAACGTTGCAACctcagcacagtgcctggccTAGCCCTTGCCCAGCTCCCAGCACTAGTAGCTCTTAGGCTTCGAGAACTGGATATCGAGAGGCTGCCAGCTGGGGTACTTCGAGGGCTAGGGCAGCTAAAGGAGCTGGAGATCCACCACTGGCCATCTCTGGAGGCCCTGGACCCAGGGAGCCTGGTTGGCCTCAATTTGAGCAGCCTGGCCATCACCCGCTGCAATCTGAGCTCAGTACCCTTCCAAGCACTACACCACTTGAGCTTCCTCCGAATCTTGGATCTATCTCAGAATCCTATCTCAGCCATCCCAGCCCGAAGGCTTAGCCCCCTGGTACGGCTCCAGGAGCTCAGGCTGGCAGGGGCCTGCCTCACCTCCATCGCTGCCCATGCGTTCCACGGCCTGACTGCCTTCCACTTGTTGGATGTCGCAGACAATGCTCTTCAGACTCTAGAGGAAACAGCCTTCCCTTCTCCAGACAAACTGGTCACCCTAAGGCTGTCTGGTAACCCCCTAACCTGTGATTGCCGCCTCCTCTGGCTGCTCCGCCTCCGCGGACGCCTGGACTTTGGCACATCCCCCCCAGCTTGTGCTGGCCCCCAGCACGTCCAAGGGAAGAGCCTAAGGGAATTTTCAGACATTCTGCCTCCAGGCCACTTCACTTGCAAACCAGCCCTGATCCGAAAGTCGGGGCCTCGTTGGGTCATTGCAGAGGAGGGCGGGCATGCTGTTTTCTCCTGCTCTGGAGATGGGGACCCAGTCCCCACTGTTTCCTGGATGAGACCTCAGGGAGCTTGGCTAGGAAGGGTTGGGAGAGTAAGGGTACTAGAAGATGGTACACTGGAGATCCGCTCGGTGCAGCTGCGGGACAGGGGGGCCTATGTCTGCGTAGTCAGTAACGTTGCTGGGAATGACTCACTGAGGACCTGGCTGGAAGTTATCCAAGTTGAGCCACCAAATGGCACTCTGTCGGACCCCAACATCACTATGCCAGGGATCCCAGGGCCTTTCTTTCTGGACAGCAGGGGTGTGGCTATGGTGCTAGCGGTGggcttcctccccttcctcacctCAGTGACCCTGTGCTTTGGTCTGATCGCTCTTTGGAGTAAGGGCAAGGGCCGGGTCAAGCACCACATGACTTTTGATTTTGTGGCACCTCGGCCCTCGGGGGACAAGAACTCTGGGGGTAACCGGGTCACTGCGAAGTTATTCTGA